A genomic region of Microlunatus sagamiharensis contains the following coding sequences:
- a CDS encoding succinate dehydrogenase cytochrome b subunit produces the protein MATTTLTTSQRAARSTVALKALMAVSGIILIGYLLAHMYGNLKVFAGQAAFDEYAHHLRTIGEPVLPHTGLLWVIRVVLLVAVVAHAYAAFKLWKRNHHGRGGAKRYHAPRAARGVQRSYSSFTLRWGGIIIALFVIFHLLNFTWQVINPGGASDSPYQRVVNGFSVWWLVAVYTIAMLAVGFHLRHGTWSALTTLGANTSTVARHRLNLIAYAVAGVVTVGFLLPPFSILVGLVR, from the coding sequence GTGGCAACAACGACGCTGACCACGTCGCAACGTGCGGCGCGGTCCACGGTCGCGCTCAAGGCCTTGATGGCCGTCAGCGGGATCATCCTCATCGGTTACCTCCTCGCGCACATGTACGGCAACCTCAAGGTGTTCGCCGGACAGGCGGCCTTCGACGAGTACGCGCACCACCTGCGCACCATCGGCGAGCCGGTGCTGCCCCACACGGGGCTGCTCTGGGTCATCCGCGTGGTGCTGCTGGTCGCGGTCGTCGCCCACGCGTACGCGGCCTTCAAGCTCTGGAAGCGCAACCACCACGGCCGGGGCGGCGCCAAGCGCTACCACGCGCCGCGGGCGGCCCGCGGCGTCCAGCGCTCGTACAGCTCGTTCACGCTGCGCTGGGGCGGCATCATCATCGCCCTCTTCGTCATCTTCCACCTGCTGAACTTCACCTGGCAGGTGATCAACCCCGGCGGCGCCTCCGACAGCCCCTACCAGCGGGTGGTCAACGGCTTCAGCGTCTGGTGGCTGGTCGCGGTCTACACGATCGCCATGCTCGCCGTGGGCTTCCACCTGCGGCACGGCACCTGGAGCGCGCTGACCACGCTCGGCGCGAACACCTCGACGGTGGCCCGCCACCGCCTGAACCTCATCGCGTACGCCGTCGCCGGCGTCGTCACGGTGGGCTTCCTTCTTCCTCCCTTCTCCATCCTGGTCGGGCTGGTCAGGTGA